AATGCATATGCAGAATTTATTAAGTATTCTAATTTAGGCGGATCCGATTTTTCTTCACAAGGGGTTCATTATTCTTTCGACACTAATTCGTGTAATATTACtagtttcctttttatttttaataagaaactgcacttttttttatgtctatatatatagtatttactCATAAACAATGTTGAGAATTGTTTTATACAGACCATGCATGAATGTGtgcagaaaattaaaaaagaaagtaattaATGCAAGacacaatatttatatggTTTCCAAGTTCTTCTTGTTTATAGTTGTTCAAGATCGATTTCTTAAAGGTCATCATCCAACTATTTACGATTAGTGTACCTGcaaagtatattataaaattataatttcacccccaacaaaattatttttacaattggATATAGGGTACTAATCTAATCGAGAATTGGGACAGACTCAACGTTTCAACAACAAAACATTACcattatgtttgattttgtttttggagtattttggagatagaaagacaaaaatagaaataaataagtgatgtatgtttgttgttgggatttgggataTAAAAGTCactgtttattatcaaatcatgtttcttttatattatatttatatatataagtgtatatatatatctattatataaagaaagttcaaaaataaaaaaatacaccaaCAAGGtatgaaaacaaaaagataaatattaggcgtgttttatattatcttgaagattgtccaaaaataaaaccaaacatagtatAAAGCTTCTTTTGTTGGGGAAACAAAATGGTTTCATAACTATACATgtaaaatgaaagaaacacCACAAGCTATGCAGCAAAAGTACCTGCCTTTCTTGCAGAAATTGATTGAAATACTAATTTGTAGGTTGTACCATTGAATCctattgtgtatatataaaggaaaaaatgtaaagTAAAATGACATTTTCATTCTTATAGTTTTAGGCCGTTAGCATTTTTTGGCCTgtaaattattctatttatatatatagttcttttCTTGACTAATTTATTTCTGAACATCTCACAGTTGGtcttttttgacaaatttggtcttgtattgataattttgttccCTTTAACACTCTAACCGATATTATTTTGGTCTTGTAAGTTGTAACTATGAGTTGTTAGGGccaaaattatcaacacaagactacatttattaaaaaaaggattatatatgtaaatacagtaaattataggaccaaaaatgttaaTGCCCTAAAATTACAAGAcctaaaatgtaattttggtccaatttttaaaaaatggtgCCACACTCACATTCCAAAATAGCGATCTGAGAgtgtattttctaaaaagtGACAATCCAAAAAGCTCTAATTTGGTTGGAATCTCTCATATATACCACACatgatcaataaaatttgtgaatttttcACTTGTCTGCCGATCATTTTATACATGgattaaaaacattaaaattccCTTACATGGTGATTTGATAGGCATGGTGAGATGGCAATGACATTAAAATTCCCTTACATGGTGATTTGATAGGCATGGTGAGATGGCAATggtaacttaatttttttctttatttttttaattattttaaattaaattaatttaaaaattaattatatttttaaatattgggCGACGACATCACCACCGTAAACCCCACCCCTCCTCCGGCTGTAGCCCCCCAATTTGGACGATAGTCGTTGCCCAAAGCAACTCTAGGCAACGAGTCGCCCTCTGTTCCAAGCAACGTCGCCCAAATCCTATTGCCATCGTTGCCTTTTGTTCCAAATTTGAGCGACACAATATCGCCTAGACTGTGGGGGCAACGAAAATACCCTCTAGATGGGAAGTCGTCCCTCGTTGCCCCCCTCTGCATGGGATGGTGGCAAGGGGCGAGGGTCTGGTGGGGGTGGGGTCGGGATAAGATGGAATTTAGTCTAAAATGGGTTATTTGATATATGGACATGATGAGGTGGCAATGGttacatgttttattttaacacGTCACCCTTCCCATATAAGGAAAATCGGAGTAATGTAGGCAAAGCTGgctggaaaaataaaaaatccccATATGAAGAATTTcatccaaattaaaattgctacttataaaaaaaattacagtacTAAAACGCTATTCTCAATTGAGCATGGACAAAAAGCGTCACTACCCCTACATTGGTAGACCAAAATTTCGTGTTTCccatatataaatgaaataaatcttttcaacATGGCAAATGAATGTGCAAGTGCAACTATCCATGTGCAACAGGAGTTTGTATTATGACAGAGAAAACCAATGCAACCGATCAAGTGGACcaatacttaattaattctcATGAATCGCTGATGTCTGTGCACAACATACGGACTTTGTACTTGCTTTCTTAGTCACTGTCTTCTCCTCTCCTTCtttcattattatatacatatgtcTAGATATGTTTCGCTAGTTAAAATTAATCCTATGCAACGTAAGCTgtaatatcttatatttatagaagttGACCTTGTACATGTATATGTGCATCAATGGTATTCTCAAATAGCTAGCTTGCTAGATTCATCATTGGTTATGAGGATGGATACGAGGAGTAAGAGTCGGATGCAGATGGGGAGCAGACGGAGGAGGGTGATGGAGGAAGACGAAAACAATAAGCTCGAAATAGTTGATCTTAGTGGGATGTGTTTGGAAGCTGTCCCCAATCTCCCTCTCAATTTAGCCATTATCTCCAAGTTAGACCTCTCCAACAACAATCTCCaggtatgtatatgtatgcaGGAAACgtgaagaggaagaggaaatCGCgcttattttattacatatctTGTATCAAGAATGTAGCTTAAATGTTATGCACCTATCATGGAGGAACAAAGAATTTTAGTTCTTGATGCAGTCAATGTTTTTTGATCTagttcttgttttcttttgttctcgTTTGACAGAGTATTCCAGAATCATTGACAGCACGTCTACTGAACGTTGTCATATTAGACGTGCGTTCCAATCAGCTAAACTCCCTCCCAAATTCGATTGGATGTCTGTCGAAGCTCAAGGTTTTGAACGTGTCAGGCAATCTTCTTCACTCACTTCCTAGAACCATAGAGAACTGCAGGTCTGCCATATGCCTCCTCTTTGTTTTATGATGTTAACTCTATAGCCTAATTTCACTGTCATTCTTGCCTGTCTGTCTGCATGAAGACCAAGACGTTATCAGATAGGCTTCTTGTGATCTTATCTGTGCCATCAAGTGGTTATCATCaccagaaacaaaaaaagtcAACTTTTCATTGTTGTTAGCCAAAGCAAGGTCATGACAagattgtaataataaaataaataagccaGCCAATTAGCCTTATCTTTGCAATAGATATTGGCAGTTCTGTTTGATTCAAGCACATGATTACGACTAATACGATAATTTAAAGCCGGGCTATCGCGTCGTTATCGTAACGTTTTTATGGAACGAACCCTTAATTATTTCACAAAGTCTAATCTTTATgcgtataattaataaatctgcAGATCTCTTGAAGAGCTGAATGCCAATTTCAACAAGCTAACCCAATTACCAGACACAATAGGATTTGAGCTGCAGAACCTGAAATACCTTTATGTCAACTCCAACAAGCTTTCGTTCCTCCCTCGCTCGACATCCCACTTGACCAATCTACGAGTGCTAGACGTGCATCTCAACTGCCTCAGGTCCCTCCCGGAAGATCTTGAAAACCTCATAAAACTTCAAGTCCTCAACGTCAGCCAAAATTTTCACTACTTGACTACACTTCCATACTCAATAGGCCTTCTCATATCTCTAGTTGAATTGGATGTCAGCTACAACAGGATCACAGCCCTACCGGAATCCATCATCTGTCTCAAGAAGCTGCAGAAGCTGAGCGTTGAAGGGAATCCGCTCGTCTCGCCCCCCATGGACGTTATCGAGCAGGGATTGCATGTCGTCAAAGAGTATTTGAGTGATAAGATAAACGGGACGCATGAGAACTCGAGTAAGAAGAATTCGTGGTTTGGGAAGCTGGCGAAATGGGGTAGCTTTAATGGCGTAAATGCATTATCTGTTGATGGTAGAGAAGGGCTCTTTACACTAAGTCCTCGTAGGTCGGTCGATGGCCTGGCTTCTCCACGGTACATGGGGATGTTTTCTCCAAGAAGACTCTTTTCGCCCAAGTCCTAGGTTTCAAGATGAAGTTGTGcatacgcacacacacattagTATATGAGTCCTTGCTAAGGTTGAAATATCCTGGCTTTTCTTGGTCTTTTTTGCTGTAACATATAGTATTGGTGTGCACGCATGCATGTGTAACTAAATACCTTCATAGTTCATAGTATGTTGCTTTAGTGTGTTTGAGACATTCTTGATTGTTTGAAACATTATTCTTAAATGCTAATCAATTCTATTACATTAGTTTAGTTCGATTACTTAGGACCATAGTTGAATTGAACTTTGATGAAATTGTTCCAATTAAAAAGAGCCATAGATGAAATTTTGTGGTCCAATGTCTAAAATcaaattccattaattcctaGTTAAGAGCTGAAATCAATGgaagaaacataaataaattagaagagaGGGAAATGAAACCAACAGTTCCATAGCCCTCCAAATCCATAACAAATTTTCCCCAACTCCCCAACAAAATGTCCGCCACCTCTTTTAGCGtgactttgaaaatttttactcaaattaaatttaattaaattaaattaattatataataaatatatcacacccgcttatataattaattttttttaactttacaTCAGCCGTATAATCGATTCAAATTTAGTCAAACCCTATTCATATTACAATTTCCTATAACTCTTACTGGTGAGGTAAGATAGTGTGCGAAGGAGATGATTTAGTAAATGTTGCATAAAGATTATTAAATTCCTATTTTCAActcttttttgtatattttctagtgaatttctaatttataatCTGATACGAAATTATTTATCTACTTTTGATGTTTATATTCTTTCCTTCAATTCATTGGCTATGTTGATCTCACCaggaaaaacaatatataaagtGAGGATATGGATTCGAGTTATTAAGAATAACATTATCGTGacgttatatatataagacaataatattattaaaaaagctgAAGTTCTtttcataaatgtataaataaaatacacatgTCTTTTcatatctataaaaatattaaaaaaaaaaaaaagaaaaaactaaaaaatcatACTATGGTAAAGTCCAAGTCCAAAACATCATAATAGGAGATCCACCCCCGAGTAACTTCAAAACGCATCCTGAATGGAGCGGGCCCAGATCCAAACCCATTtcctctattttctttttttttttctttttgtcttgaAGCAATGAAGAATTTTTGGTAGCCTTACTAATATCTTTTGGTATCATTTTTTGGAATCCACACAACACAATCCCTTAAAATAAATTCGTGAAATCCTCTATGCTAACGCATCACAGTGGCCGACATTACATGGAAAAAGTACACCAAATCATAGTCATTACAACAGAAGGTGAAAGAATTCTCATCACTAATTACAATCGTAACTCTTAATTGGGCAATTTGGACCACCATGGCAAATGCTTTTAGCCATCAATCCCATGCACACGCTCTTGACCTTTTCATTGCAGCATTTTTCCTAACAGTAGAGACTCCAGACATCTAGTAAATCAATTTCAGACCAATGCAAAGATTCAAGTATATATGTCAAGACTAACTGGGTAAGCGATGTTTGATCAGTCATCTTGTCCACCTCcagaaaataaagatgatGACTATTGTCAAAATCATGCCGGCATACTTAATCCATTTGTCAACACGGTTACGCCTCTCGATGAGCCTGAGTAGGGTGTTTGATAGCCCCAAAGTGTTGAGAACATCCAGTGCTTTCCTTTGAGCCCTCTGCATCAAAGGGAGAATCCCATTAAAAGTGAACCAGaaatacttaataaaaaatccatgCAGATACAGTAATCATTTCTCACTTCCTCTGACTTGGTACTTGAGATATACAAGGCTTTAGTTGTCTCGGCcaacatttatataaaacaaaagcataaaatGACATCAAAATGTAGCAGGTTAGAAACTTCTTTCCGATCGTTTCTGGAGAAAACTTCATATAGTCATTTTCTCTTTGTAagtaagaaacaaaaaggaaaaaaaaaacatggaTTACGGTTAATGATTTTCTTCAGTGTCATGGTTCAGAAAAACAGCTCACTGATTTTATGCTTACCTACCACACAAACAGGAAGTGACCTTTCCTACAATACAAAATCCATACGAAAATGAATGCACAAGTCGTAGGATCATCAGAATGCTAAAAGACACCAGTAAAATGCCACAATTGCAACAGCTGGAccaaatgaatttaaattgtCAGCAATTGGATTGCCAACAATTCCTATGTATCTACATGGTTTACTACCCAAAAGACATTACAACTGAGAGTTTAACCCCCTATATTTGGCTGACTTAAATCATATTGCATGAAGATTAATATGAAGCACAACCATATTGGTAAGAGAAATCCACTTCAGAAATATCACAAACCAGCTTCCGGTAATCAGGTTGTCTGATCAAACAAACCATGACCAAGATGCTTTCAGCATGGCATAGAACAACATCAATGTTCGGCGTTTAGCAATAAAAtctaaaccaaaaaattcgAGTCCACAGAAGCTGCTTAGTGAGAGACATCTCAAGGATCAAAAGTGAGCTACCTCTATAAAATTCAGCTATTATAAGGTAGTAGCATCATAGGAGATACTTGTGCATTGGGGTTTCCCATTAGAAAGTGCAATGTATCTTAGTCAGACATATTCACCAGTTTCTTTGGTAAATCATGGATCCCATTATTTAAACTTTACCCTATGCCTACAACTTTCAAACTCGTTCTGGCCCCACCTCATTGAGAAATAATCTTAAACGTTTTtatcatttcacatatcacaggAATTAATCAttgaaaagtttataataACAAACACTTCGCATTCAGCATCTAGCTCCTATCAAGAAACTCTTCCACTGTTTTCCAATGCACATAAGTTGCACTATCAATATCAGGGGTACATTATGCAAATTTTCACTTGTGCTTTTCCTTACTCAAGTAGGCTCGTCAAACTACACAAAATCACAGGGTGGAAATAGATCTGCATCTAGCAGGTGCTACAAAACAGGTACCTTTAAGTGATCCCTTTGCTCACTGTACTTGGAAAGAATAGCAACTCCAGTTGCAAAACTATCCTCTAGTAATCTGGATGATCTACGAACTGACTCCATTGCCTGTGCCTCCTCATCAAAAATTCTCAACACATGGGAATCTCCACTCTAAGAACAAAAGGGAGAATCGtcaattaaataagttaaCTTAAACAAACGGAACAAAGATAAATGTTCTCAAATCCAGAAAAGGTCATACAGCTCTTCCAAGTAACTCTGCTCTCTCTTGCGCTTCTTGTATTCGCTTCTGATGTCTTGATAGATATTTATCCAGACTAGCTCTAAATGACTCAGCCTCCTCACTGACTTGTTCCACTTTTCTGTGTAACAAAAGTGCAACAGTAAATTATCATACACAAACCACGGACTAGGGCAAGCATATATTGGAATTCCACATCCTAATTTCTAGAAGAACAAAGGGTCAGGTAATGATTGATCAGGCATATGTGAAGGCCACTAGCAGCAAACTTCTCTATTTTCAAGCTGTAGTTtctatgttaaaaaaaaatcatcaccCAGGAAACTTCCACTATTACAAGTGAAACTTCATCCCACATCCTCAACCCAGTAAACTTAGACGAACATTCACCAAAAGCTTATCTTAAACAATATATACAGGCTTTCCATCACCACAAAATGATTACAAAATCTGGAAAAATAACTAGTAAATCTATTATAAACCAAGAAATCCTTTAAGGGACCTTAGCATAGGAACTCCTTTTGAATACATTAATCACCAATTAAAACCAGAAGAAACAAGTTTTAACAAACATGTGAACTAGTGGGAATGGAAGACATAAATTACCACACCCAACCATTGCTCCTTCTACCTAATCATCCTATTGATGACAAGATTGTGCTGTAAAGGAATGACAGACAACTTGAATTATCAAAAAGCatgtgaagaagaaatattCTCTTTATCCGACAGAACTTCCCCAACCATCTAATAATCCTATgctatttatccaaatatcCAACTAATGTTTTATCCTAAAGAATGTTCCCACTTAAATCTAAAAGAGTGTTCATCAGAACGAGGAAAACAAAATGATCAGAACTCCAGGCAAATGCCTTCAAGCTCAAAGAAGTGATAGAAATGCTGCAAATGCCAATTTGTCACGCATGGGATCCATCATATCTTAGCATTGCTAAAATGACTACTATACATAGGGTGGTAATTCATGATATCACAAAAGatgcaaaaaatttaaaaaaaaaaaaaaaacagaaggaATCAAATAATTgcatcaaaaattaaaaaatagacaGACACATGCAGTCATATTGCGGCAGCTGATAGGCCTAATACAACAGAgccatttaatccaatttacAATCATGGCAATACACCCAGATCAGATTAATCGAAAACAGTCTGAACATCTTAATTCTCCAGCAACATCACATTAGATGTATCTTGTATTAATCAATGTCAATTCAA
This Sesamum indicum cultivar Zhongzhi No. 13 linkage group LG5, S_indicum_v1.0, whole genome shotgun sequence DNA region includes the following protein-coding sequences:
- the LOC105161793 gene encoding plant intracellular Ras-group-related LRR protein 6-like yields the protein MRMDTRSKSRMQMGSRRRRVMEEDENNKLEIVDLSGMCLEAVPNLPLNLAIISKLDLSNNNLQSIPESLTARLLNVVILDVRSNQLNSLPNSIGCLSKLKVLNVSGNLLHSLPRTIENCRSLEELNANFNKLTQLPDTIGFELQNLKYLYVNSNKLSFLPRSTSHLTNLRVLDVHLNCLRSLPEDLENLIKLQVLNVSQNFHYLTTLPYSIGLLISLVELDVSYNRITALPESIICLKKLQKLSVEGNPLVSPPMDVIEQGLHVVKEYLSDKINGTHENSSKKNSWFGKLAKWGSFNGVNALSVDGREGLFTLSPRRSVDGLASPRYMGMFSPRRLFSPKS
- the LOC105161671 gene encoding membrin-11, with protein sequence MAVEGGGVNLSELYSGSKRLALKVRDSLERLERLEYTSSSSSSLSSSNAVVAGSSDEQATAIRRDINQIQSLCSDMDRLWRSIPSKPQRDLWKRKVEQVSEEAESFRASLDKYLSRHQKRIQEAQERAELLGRASGDSHVLRIFDEEAQAMESVRRSSRLLEDSFATGVAILSKYSEQRDHLKRAQRKALDVLNTLGLSNTLLRLIERRNRVDKWIKYAGMILTIVIIFIFWRWTR